GCTGGCAGGCGCCATCGCCTCCGACTCGTGGCGGGACAGCGCCGCCCTGGAGCCGTTCATCGCACCTCTGCTGCACGAGTACTACGATCCGCTCTACCGCAAGTCGGTGGAGCGGCTGCGACGCGAAGTGGTGGTTCGGGGCGGGCGCGAGGAGTTGGCCAGTTGGATACGCCGGCAGAGCTGAGACTCACGAAAACCGTCAACCGGGGAGGGTGCGCCGCGAAGCTCGAAGCCGGCAGTCTCGCGACCCTGCTCGCCGGCCTGCCGCGTCAGGAGCACCCTGACCTGCTGGTGGGGACCGATTTCCTCGACGACGCCGCCGTCTGGCGCATCTCGGAGGAGCGGTTGCTGGTGCAGACGGTCGACTTCTTCACCCCGATACTCGACGATCCACGCGATTTCGGTGCCGTCGCAGCCGCCAACGCGCTCTCCGACATCTTCGCCATGGGCGGCCGACCGTTCTCGGCGCTGACGGTGCTGGCCTTCCCCTCGGCGACACTGCCGGGATCGGTTCTGACGGAACTGATGGCGGGGGCGACGGAGCGGATAAATGCCGCCGGCGCTCTCCTCGTGGGCGGTCACTCGATCGACGACGACACCCTCAAGCTCGGTTTCAGCGTGAACGGGTTCGTGGCTACCGGGCAGATGTGGAGCAACCGCGGGGCTCGGCCCGGCGACCGGCTGCTGCTCACCAAGGCGGTCGGTACCGGGACGCTGACCGGGGGACTCAAGAACGACGAAGTGACCGCCGCCGATCTGGCCGAGGCGATCGAGTCGATGAAGCTCCTCAACCTGCTCGACCTGCCGCCCGATCTGAGGGAGGCCGTACACGCAGCGACCGACGTCACCGGCTTCGGTCTGCTGGGCCACTCGCTCCACATCGCCCGCGGATCGAACGTGACGATCGAGATCGAGGCCGGCTCGGTCCCGCTCCTCGCCAACGCCCGTGAGACGCTCGGCCGGGGGATCGTCACCAGGGCTCATGGCAGCAACACGACATACGTGGCGGCGGCCGTCGCCGGACGCGAGAGCATCTCCGAGCTGGATTGGCTGGCGCTGGTCGACCCTCAGACGAGCGGCGGGCTGCTGCTCAGCGTGGCCGGCGAGCGGGCCCAGGAGTTGCTCGCTGCGGTCCGCCCCCGGTTCCCGAGAGCGGAGCTGATCGGGACGGTATC
This is a stretch of genomic DNA from Trueperaceae bacterium. It encodes these proteins:
- the selD gene encoding selenide, water dikinase SelD, whose translation is MDTPAELRLTKTVNRGGCAAKLEAGSLATLLAGLPRQEHPDLLVGTDFLDDAAVWRISEERLLVQTVDFFTPILDDPRDFGAVAAANALSDIFAMGGRPFSALTVLAFPSATLPGSVLTELMAGATERINAAGALLVGGHSIDDDTLKLGFSVNGFVATGQMWSNRGARPGDRLLLTKAVGTGTLTGGLKNDEVTAADLAEAIESMKLLNLLDLPPDLREAVHAATDVTGFGLLGHSLHIARGSNVTIEIEAGSVPLLANARETLGRGIVTRAHGSNTTYVAAAVAGRESISELDWLALVDPQTSGGLLLSVAGERAQELLAAVRPRFPRAELIGTVSIAGERPIVVR